One region of Bradyrhizobium betae genomic DNA includes:
- a CDS encoding G1 family glutamic endopeptidase produces the protein MSENDSYGFYEVVPDGFNLLDATPDKLDLYGIPQRPDAVTEPRLFAFWKRLVSSPFTARQPTFSSIDSPSLGGPPQSLLNWSGALISSPSPERIVFATAGWTAPNVSLPSSPALFTPLNDPRSLLWIGLDGHNGALPNISLPQIGTAHWPNHKPQHFAWWEWWRNSASDETPRTSQQAITLIANLPIDAGDEVLAGLAVQVSGDVLFFIKNQSTGEFRSFLARPPGVILPLGSSVEWVVERPTDPPSRKLYPLPDYGSVDFRYCLARAAANGPLAPGRLMTLNEKALMIHMREAFADPYRTATVSSPALRQDPDGSVGLTCSFKEPT, from the coding sequence ATGTCGGAGAATGACAGCTACGGCTTCTACGAAGTCGTGCCCGACGGGTTCAATCTCCTCGACGCGACACCTGACAAGCTCGATCTCTACGGCATTCCGCAAAGGCCGGATGCCGTCACCGAGCCGCGCCTGTTCGCGTTCTGGAAACGGCTCGTTTCATCGCCGTTCACAGCAAGGCAACCGACGTTCAGCAGCATCGATTCCCCGTCGCTTGGAGGTCCGCCACAATCGCTGTTGAACTGGTCAGGCGCGCTCATCTCCTCGCCCTCACCCGAGCGGATCGTCTTCGCGACCGCCGGGTGGACGGCACCGAACGTGAGTCTACCGTCTTCACCGGCACTCTTTACGCCCTTGAACGATCCAAGATCGTTGTTATGGATAGGCCTCGACGGCCACAATGGCGCGTTGCCGAACATTTCACTCCCTCAAATCGGCACCGCCCACTGGCCCAATCACAAGCCCCAGCACTTTGCCTGGTGGGAGTGGTGGCGCAACTCTGCGTCGGACGAGACGCCAAGGACATCACAGCAAGCAATTACGTTGATCGCCAACCTCCCGATCGATGCCGGCGACGAGGTTCTCGCAGGGCTTGCGGTTCAGGTCAGTGGAGACGTCCTGTTCTTCATCAAGAACCAGAGCACGGGTGAATTTCGTTCATTTCTTGCTCGGCCGCCCGGTGTGATCCTGCCGCTTGGATCATCGGTGGAATGGGTGGTGGAGCGGCCGACAGATCCGCCTAGCCGGAAATTGTACCCGCTTCCCGATTATGGTTCTGTCGATTTCAGATACTGCCTGGCCCGAGCGGCAGCCAATGGGCCACTCGCGCCAGGGCGTTTGATGACGCTGAACGAGAAGGCACTCATGATCCATATGCGCGAGGCTTTCGCAGATCCCTATCGCACGGCCACGGTCTCAAGCCCGGCGCTACGCCAGGACCCGGACGGCTCGGTTGGCTTGACATGCAGCTTCAAAGAACCGACATGA
- a CDS encoding Flp family type IVb pilin produces the protein MVKRFIEDESGATAIEYGLIAAGIALAIITVVNNLGTTLNDKFGSISSSLK, from the coding sequence ATGGTCAAGCGCTTCATCGAAGACGAAAGTGGTGCAACCGCTATCGAGTACGGGCTGATTGCGGCTGGAATCGCACTGGCAATCATAACAGTCGTCAACAATCTGGGCACTACGTTGAATGACAAGTTCGGATCGATTAGCAGCTCGCTTAAATAA
- a CDS encoding phosphatase PAP2 family protein: MAGGYGGYGGYGGYGGYGGYGGYGGYGGTGGSGGAIFADRVSLPFAGDPGIEGARFNSSGFGTRLWSTRWYAWVVMSDLARRADWFDRLGGFALFGTGPTPWDGDLEADIAALRKMTEIPFSERADAIDEIVTEADEFISKFLHLVSATATTHPATSRMLIVADALTALITMHYKAHFNRPRPTQVAPALMSPIQHGGHASFPSGHAAQSHVFAALLTEVMPKSLNAPASEAPERTTIEKSLGVLADRISRNREIAGLHYPSDTRAGVTLAAAIIAKILLDRAYLPKFAELVENARREWKDTGVFSGGKDVGE; this comes from the coding sequence ATGGCAGGCGGATATGGCGGTTATGGCGGCTACGGGGGCTATGGCGGATACGGCGGCTACGGTGGGTATGGAGGATACGGCGGGACTGGCGGATCAGGCGGCGCCATATTCGCCGATCGTGTCAGTCTCCCGTTCGCGGGGGATCCCGGAATCGAGGGCGCGAGGTTCAATTCCAGCGGCTTTGGCACGAGGCTCTGGTCGACCCGGTGGTACGCGTGGGTGGTGATGTCCGATCTTGCCCGCCGGGCAGATTGGTTCGACCGCCTCGGCGGGTTTGCACTGTTCGGCACGGGGCCGACACCATGGGACGGAGACCTTGAAGCCGACATCGCCGCATTGAGAAAGATGACCGAGATACCCTTCTCCGAGCGCGCCGATGCAATCGACGAAATCGTAACGGAGGCCGACGAATTCATCAGCAAGTTCCTGCACCTCGTATCCGCGACGGCGACGACCCACCCGGCGACATCGCGCATGCTGATCGTCGCCGACGCGCTCACGGCCTTGATCACGATGCACTACAAGGCTCATTTCAATCGTCCACGCCCCACGCAGGTGGCCCCCGCATTGATGTCGCCGATCCAGCATGGCGGGCACGCGTCATTCCCCAGCGGCCACGCCGCCCAATCTCACGTCTTTGCGGCGCTTCTGACGGAAGTCATGCCGAAGTCGCTCAATGCCCCTGCATCGGAAGCTCCCGAGAGAACCACGATCGAGAAGTCGCTTGGCGTCCTTGCCGACAGAATTTCGCGGAATCGCGAAATCGCCGGCCTTCACTATCCCTCCGATACCAGAGCCGGAGTGACGCTCGCAGCAGCGATCATCGCGAAGATCCTCCTGGATCGGGCATACCTGCCGAAATTCGCGGAGCTCGTCGAGAATGCGCGGCGCGAGTGGAAGGACACCGGCGTCTTCTCGGGAGGAAAAGATGTCGGAGAATGA
- a CDS encoding BTAD domain-containing putative transcriptional regulator, which yields MSGVNDDKAVGKAETGRLRLNIIGAFSASVDGHEIGLSRKAQALLGYMVLSSARQLPRTKLVGLLWSEKEDPLAKGSLRQSLSQIQREFKARGCTHFHADQMHVALEIERVACDVMEIVADAERGIVHPTLLARERLADDILDDLEGVDPAFSEWLAETRPLIHERLIDALTRLLPDETATIVTATAEAAAKAILRLDSENERAVRVLIRSHITAGSIGAALAIYARLWRQLEDTYDIEPHKLTQDLITGLRQQQPEIVARPAPPPVAAPAVGMVGFAASRPSVAVLPFRALSPTLEPQFTIGIVDSVVQALSSLKELLVISRGSTMIPISQTLDLRAIGRDLNAQYLLHGSIQRAGNQIRISTELVAAETVEVVRVDRLSGTAADVFDLQDRIAVEVIRSLAPQVRDRELHRAMQKRPDDLDAYQLALVGYDQMFSPDYTTFVTARTNFERAHVLSPGWAPPLSDSAIWHMQRVARGWSANAPAELDTARSLAERALDRNSSDPLANAVGGYTLSQCKHDHAGALKQLDRAIELTPNLALAFAYRAAVHVRCENHQEALFDTAINLRLSPRDRHAWFAEMIAAQAHFAMNDLDLAIEHATRVATLLPSNQVNLRVLVAALVESGRLDDARTFARPLVTAGELDLKWIATSPWPKPTLARIGAALSRLASTLRHGNI from the coding sequence ATGTCGGGAGTCAACGATGACAAGGCAGTTGGCAAGGCCGAGACCGGCCGGCTGAGGCTCAACATCATCGGAGCATTTTCGGCGTCGGTGGATGGACACGAGATCGGCCTCAGCCGAAAGGCGCAAGCGCTTCTCGGTTACATGGTGCTCTCCTCCGCACGCCAATTGCCCAGGACAAAATTGGTCGGGCTGCTCTGGAGCGAGAAGGAAGACCCGCTCGCGAAAGGCTCGCTGCGTCAATCGCTCAGTCAGATCCAGCGCGAGTTCAAGGCGCGCGGCTGCACGCATTTCCATGCGGACCAGATGCATGTGGCGCTCGAGATCGAACGGGTGGCCTGTGATGTGATGGAAATCGTCGCGGATGCCGAACGCGGCATCGTTCATCCGACCCTGCTGGCGCGCGAACGCCTGGCCGACGACATTCTCGACGATCTGGAGGGTGTCGATCCGGCGTTTTCGGAGTGGCTTGCGGAGACGCGACCGCTGATCCACGAGCGGTTGATCGATGCGCTGACAAGGCTGTTGCCCGACGAGACCGCGACGATCGTTACGGCCACAGCGGAGGCTGCGGCGAAGGCCATCCTCCGGCTGGATTCAGAGAACGAACGAGCCGTTCGTGTCCTCATCAGGAGCCACATCACGGCTGGCAGTATCGGCGCGGCGCTCGCGATCTACGCGCGGCTCTGGCGCCAGTTGGAAGACACTTACGATATCGAGCCGCACAAGCTCACGCAGGACCTGATAACCGGCTTGCGACAGCAGCAGCCGGAAATTGTCGCACGGCCGGCGCCGCCCCCCGTTGCGGCACCCGCGGTCGGCATGGTTGGATTTGCTGCCAGCCGACCGTCGGTCGCCGTTCTCCCCTTTCGCGCACTGTCGCCAACGCTGGAGCCTCAATTCACGATCGGAATCGTCGACAGCGTCGTCCAGGCCTTGTCGAGCTTGAAGGAGCTGCTCGTCATCTCCCGGGGATCGACGATGATCCCGATATCGCAGACGCTGGATCTGCGCGCAATTGGCCGCGATCTCAATGCCCAATATCTGCTTCATGGGAGCATTCAGCGTGCCGGAAATCAGATCCGGATTTCGACCGAACTCGTTGCCGCCGAGACGGTTGAGGTCGTCCGCGTCGATCGTCTCAGCGGAACCGCAGCCGACGTCTTCGACCTGCAGGATCGCATCGCCGTCGAGGTCATACGCTCGCTGGCGCCCCAGGTCCGCGACCGGGAGCTTCATCGCGCAATGCAAAAGAGGCCCGACGATCTCGACGCCTACCAGCTGGCCCTGGTCGGCTACGATCAGATGTTCAGTCCGGATTACACCACGTTCGTGACGGCGCGAACCAATTTCGAGCGCGCGCATGTGCTCAGCCCGGGCTGGGCGCCGCCTCTCTCCGACAGCGCCATCTGGCACATGCAGCGCGTGGCGCGCGGATGGTCTGCGAACGCGCCGGCCGAGCTCGACACCGCGCGGTCGCTCGCCGAACGTGCGCTCGATCGCAATTCGTCCGATCCACTCGCCAATGCCGTCGGCGGCTACACGCTGTCGCAATGCAAGCATGATCACGCCGGAGCCCTCAAGCAGCTCGACCGTGCGATAGAGCTCACACCCAACCTGGCGCTCGCATTCGCATATCGGGCTGCGGTCCATGTTCGCTGCGAGAACCACCAGGAAGCACTGTTCGATACAGCCATCAATCTGCGCCTGTCGCCGCGGGACCGGCACGCCTGGTTTGCGGAGATGATTGCGGCTCAGGCACACTTTGCCATGAACGATCTCGACCTGGCGATAGAACACGCGACGCGCGTCGCGACGCTGCTGCCAAGCAATCAGGTGAACCTGCGCGTTCTCGTTGCCGCACTCGTGGAGAGCGGACGTCTCGACGATGCGCGGACCTTTGCTCGGCCGCTCGTGACCGCAGGCGAGCTCGACCTGAAGTGGATCGCAACCTCGCCCTGGCCGAAACCGACCCTGGCGCGCATCGGAGCTGCGCTCTCGCGGCTGGCATCGACACTCCGGCATGGAAACATCTAA